One segment of Asaia bogorensis NBRC 16594 DNA contains the following:
- the lpxC gene encoding UDP-3-O-acyl-N-acetylglucosamine deacetylase: MQITAETPFKASIVPPSVFKNSADFLSPFGNNAQTALQCTLRQPITCVGIGLHSGHQVRMTLRPAPVNHGIVFRRSDLPDALPIPARYDNVVCTRLSTVIARADAPDIRVATIEHLMAALHANGIDNALIDIDGPETPVLDGSAAEFDFLIQCAGKTEQDVARVVIEVLRTVRVEDDNGAFAELRPARAGFALAMSIDFTAGAIGHQRHAMPFTLDRFRQEVGYCRTFVERKEIETLQKMGLARGGSLHNAIVVEGDTVLNPCGLRHPKEFVRHKLMDAVGDLYLAGHTLKAGFMGHKSGHGLNNRLLRSLFSSGENWRLAGQTARNRSEIHAAA, from the coding sequence ATGCAGATCACGGCCGAAACACCGTTCAAAGCATCGATCGTGCCTCCCTCAGTTTTCAAGAATTCCGCCGATTTTCTGAGCCCCTTTGGCAACAACGCGCAGACCGCGCTCCAATGCACGCTCAGGCAGCCCATCACCTGCGTCGGCATTGGCCTCCACAGTGGCCATCAGGTGCGCATGACCCTGCGCCCCGCCCCCGTTAATCATGGCATCGTTTTCCGCAGAAGCGATCTTCCCGATGCCCTGCCGATCCCAGCGCGCTACGACAATGTGGTGTGCACACGGCTCAGCACAGTGATCGCCCGTGCCGATGCGCCAGATATCCGCGTTGCGACAATCGAACATCTGATGGCCGCCCTGCACGCCAACGGTATCGACAATGCCCTGATCGATATCGATGGCCCGGAAACACCGGTACTTGACGGCTCAGCTGCCGAATTCGATTTCCTGATCCAGTGCGCGGGCAAGACCGAGCAGGATGTTGCACGCGTCGTGATCGAGGTTCTCCGCACCGTTCGTGTGGAAGACGATAACGGAGCGTTTGCCGAGCTTCGCCCTGCACGGGCTGGCTTCGCCCTCGCCATGTCGATCGATTTCACGGCCGGCGCGATCGGCCATCAGCGCCATGCCATGCCCTTCACCCTCGACCGCTTCCGCCAGGAAGTGGGGTATTGCCGTACGTTTGTTGAGCGTAAGGAAATCGAGACCCTTCAGAAGATGGGGCTCGCCCGCGGCGGTTCGCTGCATAATGCCATCGTTGTGGAAGGCGATACCGTGCTCAATCCTTGCGGGCTGCGTCATCCCAAGGAATTCGTGCGTCACAAGCTCATGGATGCCGTTGGCGATCTCTATCTGGCCGGGCATACGCTCAAGGCAGGTTTCATGGGCCATAAATCGGGCCATGGATTGAACAACCGTCTCTTGCGCTCCCTTTTTTCCTCCGGTGAAAACTGGCGTCTGGCAGGTCAGACCGCTCGAAACAGAAGCGAAATACACGCAGCAGCGTAA